The following proteins are co-located in the Apium graveolens cultivar Ventura chromosome 5, ASM990537v1, whole genome shotgun sequence genome:
- the LOC141660132 gene encoding uncharacterized protein LOC141660132 has translation MGGLTLLGNYQNLKKMSSMQWLQLITLLSRQRLCLWQLSLQIKSKILCSTPLYADLEFLTNFVSDNGKQFDSKELQQLCKDLKIKKEFTAVYHPQSNGQIEAVNQIIKHTHKTKLEERKRNWPEELPKVLWSYNTTPRSTTGESPFMLTYGYEAMVLVDVGSGSLRRDRYAEEDVEINQILHLDILEETRENSQSRLVAYQQRVTGYYNKKVNG, from the coding sequence ATGGGGGGATTGACATTATTGGGGAATTACCAAAATCTAAAGAAGATGTCAAGTATGCAGTGGTTGCAGTTGATTACTTTACTAAGTAGGCAAAGGCTATGCCTTTGGCAACTATCACTGCAAATAAAATCAAAGATTTTGTGTTCAACTCCATTGTATGCAGATTTAGAATTCCTTACAAACTTTGTCTCTGACAACGGAAAGCAGTTTGATAGTAAGGAGTTGCAACAGCTATGTAAGGATTTGAAGATTAAGAAGGAATTCACAGCGGTCTATCATCCTCAGAGCAATGGACAAATAGAGGCTGTCAACcaaataataaagcatacccaCAAGACCAAGCTGGAGGAACGCAAAAggaattggcctgaagaactcccaAAAGTGTTGTGGTCTTACAACACTACTCCAAGATCTACTACAGGAGAGTCTCCATTTATGCTCACTTACGGGTACGAGGCCATGGTTCTCGTGGATGTTGGTTCAGGATCGCTTCGTAGAGATCGTTACGCGGAGGAAGATGTAGAAATTAACCAAATACTTCACTTGGATATTTTGGAAGAAACTAGGGAGAATTCCCAGTCAAGGCTCGTGGCATATCAACAGCGTGTCACAGGGTACTACAACAAGAAAGTAAATGGATAG
- the LOC141660133 gene encoding uncharacterized protein LOC141660133, whose translation MNNDAEYEALINGLKIVLEMGVRNLIAKSDSELVVNQVNGGIQARGPRTELYLRCTQRLITKFKEARLECVSKEKNSNADALAKIGSQMKAVLLGSIPLEIQEIPSIPEIEVMQVDEVPKETWMTHILAYIHKGTIPEDKFKAR comes from the coding sequence ATGAACAATGATGCAGAGTATGAAGCGCTGATTAATGGCCTAAAGATTGTTTTGGAAATGGGAGTGCGGAATCTAATCGCGAAAAGTGATTCAGAGTTAGTGGTAAaccaagtaaatgggggaattCAAGCTCGAGGACCGCGAACAGAACTATACTTAAGGTGCACGCAGCGGCTGATTACAAAGTTCAAGGAGGCTAGACTGGAATGTGTATCGAAAGAAAAGAACAGCAACGCAGATGCTTTGGCAAAAATAGGATCTCAAATGAAAGCCGTGTTATTGGGATCTATACCCTTAGAAATCCAAGAGATTCCCAGTATCCCAGAGATAGAAGTGATGCAAGTAGATGAGGTTCCCAAGGAGACATGGATGACACATATTCTTGCCTACATTCACAAGGGAACAATCCCTGAGGATAAATTCAAGGCTCGATGA